The Streptomyces capitiformicae genome contains the following window.
TCGCCCCGTCCGCCGTGCCGTTACCGCTGACATCCAGGCACTTGCCCAACGCCTTGACCGTCGACCCCGGCGTCACCGTCCACCGCTGCCCCGCCGAGCCCGTACACGACGAGATCTGCACCGCCGTCCCATCCGCCGAGCTGCCGCTACGGACATCCAGACACTTACCCGCGAGCCCCACGACCGGACCCGCGCCGGGGGTGGGTGTCGGGCCGCCGCCGGGATTGAAGGTGAACGCGTCGACGTCGAAGAGGAATCCGGAGCCGCCGGCGAAGGTCAGGTAGAGCGTGGTGGTGCCGGCCGGTGCACCGGAGATCGAGCCGCCCACGGTGGTGAAGTTCGTCCACGAGCCGGTGACCGGGACGGTGGCGGAGCCGAGGATGGTGCCGGTCGGCGAGCCGGCCCGAACCTGCAACGTGCCGCCCGCGCCACCTGACGACACCCGGGCGCTGAACGACGTGGCGTTGCTCAGCTTGTACGGCTCGAATGCGATCCAGTCGCCGTTCTCGATGTCACCGACGGACTTGCCGCCCTCGGCGGTCGACTTGTCCAAGGTGGCGATGCCGGACGATGTCTTGTAGTGCTCGGCCTGCCGGTGCTTCGGCTGCAGGATGTGCTGCGTGTGCGTGGTGAGCCCGGCGTTGTCGGTGTACTCGGCATCGAAGACCCCGAAGATGTTCGCCGCGTCGTCGTGCTCACCGTCGACCGGGATGGTGATCGTGCCGGAGCAACCGGTCTTCGAGGTGATCGGGTGGCCGTGGCTGTCGTGACCGACGATGTACGTCAGCTTGACCTTGGTGCAGTCGACCGTGCCGTCCTCCGGATCCGTCACGGTGATACTGAACGGCACGGTGTCGCCGAAGGCGAAGATCTCCCCCGCGGCGGGGCTGTTGATGGTCACGGTCGGCGCGGTGTTGCCGACGGTGATCCGCACGTCGGCGGTGCCGGTGGCACCCTGCGGGTCGCGCACGGTCAGCGTGGCCGTGTAGTCGCCGTTTGTGTTGTACGTCTTCGTCGGGTTGGCGACGGTGGAGCTGGTGCCGTCACCGAAGTTCCACGCATAGGTCAGTGCCCCACCGTCAGGGTCGGATGAGCCGGCCGAGGAGAATGTCACGGTCAACGGCGCCGCGCCGGAGGTTCGGTTGGCGCCGGCCATCGCCGTGGGCGCCCGGTTGCCGCCGCCGACGTAGTCGAAGCGGTAAAGGGCAGAGTATTGGTCGCCCTGGTACAGCCCGGCGCCGTAGTCCAGCACGTAGTAGGAGCCGTCCGGGCCGAACGCCGAGTCGATCACCTGCTTGCCATTCCAGGGGAAGCTGTCGATGGTCCCCGGGGAGCCGTCGGCGTTGAGGTGGATCGGCTTGATCCAGCCGCGACCGAACTCCGTGGCGAAGAACTGCCCGTCGAACGACTGCGGGAACTTCGTGGGCGAGCTGACGTTGGGGTCATACCGGTACACCGGGCCCGCCATCGGCGACTCCGAACCGCCGCCGAACGCCGGCGGGCTGCCGGCGTCGCCGCCGTAACGGATCCAGGCAGCCTTGGCGGGGGGCAGCGCGCTCAGGCCGGTATTGCGGAACGAGTTGTTCGTCGGCCCGCCCGAGCAGTTGTACTTCGCGCCTGCCGTGTTGGTGGCGAAGTCCCACTCGGCGTACGTCTCGGAGCTCGTGTTCGTGCCGGTGCAGTATGGCCAGCCGTAGAAGCCCGGGCCCGTGACGCGGTTGAACTCGACCTGGCCCTGCGGCCCGCGGGCCGAGGTGGCGCCGGCATCGGGGCCGTAGTCGCCGACGTAGACGATGCCGGTGGCCTTGTCCACGCTCATCCGGAACGGGTTGCGGAGGCCCATCGCGTAGATCTCCGGCCGGGTCCTGGCCGTGCCGGGCGGGAACATGTTGCCTGCCGGGATCGAGTACGACCCGTTCTCGTTCACCTTGATTCGTAAGATCTTGCCGCGCAGGTCGTTGGTGTTGGCGGCGGTGCGCTGCGCGTCGAACGCCGGGTTGCGGTTGGTCCGCTCGTCGAGTGGGGAATATCCGGCGGACTCGAACGGGTTGGTGTCGTCGCCTGTGGACAGGTACAGATTGCCTGCCGCGTCGAAGTCGATGTCTCCGCCGGCGTGGCAGCAGATACCTCGGTCAGCCGGCACGTCGAGGATGTCCACTCTGCTGGACTGGTTGAGTGTGAAGTCGGCGTTGAGCGTGAACCGGGAAAGCCGGTTGACACCCTGCCACGCCGACCAGTTGCCGCCGGTGGTCGGGGCGTCGCCTCCTGGTGTGGACAGCGGCGGGGAGTAGTAGAGGTAGATGTGCCGGTTGGCGGCGAAACCCGGGTCGATGCCGATGCCCTGCAGGCCGTCCTCGTCGTGCACGTATACGGGGATGCTGCCGATCACCGTGGTGGTGCCGCCCGCATCCGTGCGGCGCACGGTCCCGTTGCGAGCGGTATGCAGCACGGACCGGTCGGCGAGTACGGCCAGCGACATCGGCTCACCGACCTCCGCGACCCCGCGGGCCAGTTGGACCTGCTGGAAGTCGGCGGCGTTGATCGGGTGCGCCGAGGCCGGGGTCGCACTGGACAAGGCCACGATGAGAGAGGCCACGACCAGGAGCAGAGCCGAACCGATGGCCGGCCAACGCGCGGGAGACCTCTTGATCTTCATGAACATGACAATGCAATCCCCTTCCTGAACAGGTGGCTGCCAGGCTTGGGGCGCGCGCTGCCGCGCCGATGCCGTAGCGGGATGTCGCCGCTTCGGCCCGCTGGGTGTGCTTCAGCAGGCCACTACGCCGAGCGGGGGCAACCGCTCGGAAACAGTAGAAGTCGATGGCTACCGCGCTGTCGGGTCACATCGACGACCGTGATGGTCTGCCGACAAGGCTAGAAGACTTCAGCCCAATGTGTCCACACTTCCCTCCGGACCAGCCAGGCTTTTGGTCTGTTGTGGAGCAAGTTGCGAAGGGCCCGAGCCCTGTCAGGACTCGGTGCCATCTCCCACCCGGATTGGCGGGACGCAGACGGGTGCGTGATCGCCGCCGCCCGCCCCGACAACCCGGCCGAGCCCGGCCACACCTTCGCCGACCACGAACACATCCTGCCCACCGCAGCCGAGGCCACGGGACTCACCACGTGCCGCAGATCGTGGCCATCAGCCGCCCCGGCGAAGGCGACCAGTTTCTTTACTACGCCGGCCCGGCCGAAGTCAGCGACGCGGCCAACCAGTACCGAGGAAGCGTCAAGGAAGCCCCTATCGCGGGGGCTGGCAGGAAGGCGGGCTGCATCATGCCCGGGAGCCGGAACCGCCCAGTTCACATCGCGTTTCAGGGCAGCCTTCGACGCCGGGCGGGCTCAAACCCTCGTCGTGCCGCGCGTGATGGTGTTGCGGCGATCCGGGCGTGTGTCGAGGACGCGCAGTCGCGTCGGCGGGACATACCGTGGCCGCGGAACGGCGGACACACGACGAGGGACCCCATGGGGGCCTGATGTGCTGGAGTGCGACGGCGGATCTCGTGGCGGGCAGCGGTATCGCGGTCGTCGGGGTGGCCTGTGTGACGCGGGTACGCCGTAGCCGGGATGTGCCACTTGCCGCGCTCCCGCTCCTGCTCGGCGCCCATCAGCTCGTCGAGTCGGTGGTCTGGGAATCGGGGGGCGGGAGCGGACCCGCCACCGTCGTCTGGGCGGTCATCGCGCTGCCCGTACTGGCGGTATGGGTGCCGGTGGCGGTGTGGTGTGCCGCTCCGCCGGGCGTCCGGCGGCGCCTGCTTCTCCCGCTCGCAGCAGGAACCGTCACAGCCGCACTGCTCGCCCACGGTCTTGCGACCGGCCCGGTGACGGCCGAGCCCCGTGGGCACACGATCGGCTACACAGTCGGCCTGTCCCACACACCTGTCCTCGTCACCGGCTATCTCCTGGCCACCGTGGGCTCCCTGCTGCTGTCCGGCGACCGGTGGCTGCGCGCCCTGGGCACTCTGGTCGCCATCGGCGCGCCGGCCTGCTGGGCGCTGTGGCGGCTGGAGTTCGTCTCGACCTGGTGCGCGTTCGCAGCCGTGTGCTCGATGGTGCTCCTCGGCTGGGTCCGCGCCCGGCCAACCTCACCGGCAGCACCACATGACCCGGCCGCGGAACCATGACAGCACGTGGTGAGACCCGGCCGACGGGTTGTGGCTGTTCCTGGGAAAGGCTGCCCGGTTCGTACTCGTCCCCCGTGGCTGCATAAGATCATCGGCCGTGACCCGAAGCAGGCTGGGCGACCTTGTCGCCACTGGTTTGACCGACCGTCTCGACCGGCGTGACAGGAAGCTCCTGGAGCGGCGTGCGCTTATCAAGTCCGCTGGTGACGAGCCGTTCGCCCTGGATCCTCGCGGCTGGTGGTACGCGGTACCCGGCGCGACGTACGAAGGGCTCTTCGAGGCGCTCGGTCTGCACGACCGGTTCCCGGTCACGCTGGACGAGGGCGCCGACGTGGAGGATCTGCCGTTCCGTGAGGACGCCCTGCCCACCTTCGTCACGCCTGAACTGGACGGCTGGCGGCTGATCTTCGGCAACCTGGCCGATCTTGTCGGTATCGACTGGGACGAGTGGATGGACGCGGTGGAACGACTGAGCGTCCACTGCGGTACCGCGCAGATGTTCTTCGAGGACTCGGTGGCGGGTGCC
Protein-coding sequences here:
- a CDS encoding carbohydrate-binding protein, translated to MFMKIKRSPARWPAIGSALLLVVASLIVALSSATPASAHPINAADFQQVQLARGVAEVGEPMSLAVLADRSVLHTARNGTVRRTDAGGTTTVIGSIPVYVHDEDGLQGIGIDPGFAANRHIYLYYSPPLSTPGGDAPTTGGNWSAWQGVNRLSRFTLNADFTLNQSSRVDILDVPADRGICCHAGGDIDFDAAGNLYLSTGDDTNPFESAGYSPLDERTNRNPAFDAQRTAANTNDLRGKILRIKVNENGSYSIPAGNMFPPGTARTRPEIYAMGLRNPFRMSVDKATGIVYVGDYGPDAGATSARGPQGQVEFNRVTGPGFYGWPYCTGTNTSSETYAEWDFATNTAGAKYNCSGGPTNNSFRNTGLSALPPAKAAWIRYGGDAGSPPAFGGGSESPMAGPVYRYDPNVSSPTKFPQSFDGQFFATEFGRGWIKPIHLNADGSPGTIDSFPWNGKQVIDSAFGPDGSYYVLDYGAGLYQGDQYSALYRFDYVGGGNRAPTAMAGANRTSGAAPLTVTFSSAGSSDPDGGALTYAWNFGDGTSSTVANPTKTYNTNGDYTATLTVRDPQGATGTADVRITVGNTAPTVTINSPAAGEIFAFGDTVPFSITVTDPEDGTVDCTKVKLTYIVGHDSHGHPITSKTGCSGTITIPVDGEHDDAANIFGVFDAEYTDNAGLTTHTQHILQPKHRQAEHYKTSSGIATLDKSTAEGGKSVGDIENGDWIAFEPYKLSNATSFSARVSSGGAGGTLQVRAGSPTGTILGSATVPVTGSWTNFTTVGGSISGAPAGTTTLYLTFAGGSGFLFDVDAFTFNPGGGPTPTPGAGPVVGLAGKCLDVRSGSSADGTAVQISSCTGSAGQRWTVTPGSTVKALGKCLDVSGNGTADGA
- a CDS encoding DUF6629 family protein, yielding MCWSATADLVAGSGIAVVGVACVTRVRRSRDVPLAALPLLLGAHQLVESVVWESGGGSGPATVVWAVIALPVLAVWVPVAVWCAAPPGVRRRLLLPLAAGTVTAALLAHGLATGPVTAEPRGHTIGYTVGLSHTPVLVTGYLLATVGSLLLSGDRWLRALGTLVAIGAPACWALWRLEFVSTWCAFAAVCSMVLLGWVRARPTSPAAPHDPAAEP